The DNA window CCGGTGCGGGCTTCTCCACCGCAAGGGGAGAGGCCGGACGCACCCCTCACACGTCCGGCCCCTCTATGCGCGATGCCCCGCCGCCACCCCTCGACCGACAGGGCATCGGCCGTTTTCCTTGCGGGCGCCTTAAGTTTCAGCGCTCCGACATCTCAATCAACGATGTCCTTCTCAGCCGGGTTACGTGCGGTGCTGTGACTTTTTCCGTTCACTCTCCCGTGTCAGCAGATCTTGAGTGGATCGATCTCCCGCGCCCCTGTGGACGGCCTGTGGACAGGGGCTGCGGCATTCCCTCCGGTGCACATTCCGCACGCCTGTCACAAGAGCCCCGGAGCTGCGATTTCGCCACTGTGGTGTGCGGTCTTGCACACCGCGCACCCGCGCGGTCACAGGGGTCCAAACGGTCGCTAGTCTGCGAATGACGGCCATGCCGCAATCCTGCGGAAGGCTGGACGATCCTCACGCTGGCGGCGCAGCTGCGACGCGCCGCGCACACAGGTCGGGACGCAACGGTGCGGCTTGCCGGCGCTTGGCGTCGCGAGCGAAAGGAGACACGTGGACCTGTTCGAGTATCAGGGGCGCGACCTGTTCGAACGGCACGGGCTGCCCGTGCTGGGCGGCGGTGTCGCCGAGACCCCGCAGGAAGCCCGGGCGATCGCCGAGCGGCTCGGCGGCAAGGTCGTCGTCAAGGCCCAGGTCAAGGTCGGTGGCCGTGGTAAGGCCGGCGGCGTGAAGCTGGCCGACGGCGCGGACGAGGCCGAGGCTCGCGCGACCGACATCCTGGGCATGGACATCAAGGGCCACACGGTCCACAAGGTGATGCTGGCCGAGACGGCCGACATCAAGGAGGAGTACTACTTCTCCTACCTGCTGGACCGGGCCAACCGGACCTTCCTCTGCATCGCCAGCGTCGCCGGCGGCATGGAGATCGAGACGGTCGCCGAGACCGACCCGGACCGGGTCGCCAAGGTCGCCATCGACGCCAGCAAGGGCGTGGACGAGGCCAAGGCGCGGGAGATCGTCACCCTCGCCAAGTTCCCGGCCGACGTCGCCGACCAGGTCGTCGACATCGCGGTGAAGCTCTGGCAGGCGTTCGTCGCCGAGGACGCGCTCCTCGTCGAGGTCAACCCGCTCGCCAAGGTCGGCGACGGCCGGGTGCTCGCGCTCGACGCCAAGGTCACGCTGGACGAGAACGCCGGCTTCCGGCACCCCGACCACGAGGCCCTCGAGGACAAGTCGGCCGTCGACCCGATCGAGCAGGCCGCCAAGGCGAAGAACCTCAACTACGTCAAGCTCGACGGCGAGGTCGGCATCATCGGCAACGGCGCCGGCCTGGTCATGTCGACCCTCGACGTGGTCGCCTACGCCGGTGAGAAGCACGGCGGCGTCAAGCCGGCGAACTTCCTCGACATCGGTGGCGGCGCCAGCGCCCAGGTGATGGCGAACGGTCTGGAGATCGTGCTCGGCGACCCGTCCGTGAAGTCCGTCTTCGTCAACGTGTTCGGTGGCATCACCGCCTGCGACGCGGTCGCCAACGGCATCATCCAGGCCCTGGCCCTGCTCGCCGAGCGCGGCGAGACCGTCACCAAGCCGCTCGTGGTCCGCCTCGACG is part of the Actinoplanes missouriensis 431 genome and encodes:
- the sucC gene encoding ADP-forming succinate--CoA ligase subunit beta — translated: MDLFEYQGRDLFERHGLPVLGGGVAETPQEARAIAERLGGKVVVKAQVKVGGRGKAGGVKLADGADEAEARATDILGMDIKGHTVHKVMLAETADIKEEYYFSYLLDRANRTFLCIASVAGGMEIETVAETDPDRVAKVAIDASKGVDEAKAREIVTLAKFPADVADQVVDIAVKLWQAFVAEDALLVEVNPLAKVGDGRVLALDAKVTLDENAGFRHPDHEALEDKSAVDPIEQAAKAKNLNYVKLDGEVGIIGNGAGLVMSTLDVVAYAGEKHGGVKPANFLDIGGGASAQVMANGLEIVLGDPSVKSVFVNVFGGITACDAVANGIIQALALLAERGETVTKPLVVRLDGNNAEEGRAILDGANNPLVQRVDTMDGAAARAAELAAAGK